Proteins found in one Amycolatopsis umgeniensis genomic segment:
- the paaA gene encoding 1,2-phenylacetyl-CoA epoxidase subunit PaaA, with amino-acid sequence MTATVVEGTQPERDLEQHFEATIERDQRIEPRDWVPEGYRKTMIRQIAQHAHSEIIGMQPEGNWITRAPSLRRKAILLAKVQDEAGHGLYLYSAAATLGADRADLTDKLINGKQKYSSIFNYPTLTFADVGVVGWLVDGAAICNQVPLCRSSYGPYARAMIRICKEESFHQRQGFELLMTMMRGTDEQRAMVQEAVNRWWWPSLMMFGPPDADSPNTAQSMAWKVKRHTNDELRQRFVDMSIPQAEALGVTFPDPDLKWNAERGHYDFGAVDWDEFKNVLKGNGPCNAQRIAHRRRAQEDGAWVREAAAAHAAKKGAS; translated from the coding sequence ATGACGGCCACGGTCGTTGAGGGAACACAGCCCGAGCGCGACCTCGAGCAGCACTTCGAGGCGACCATCGAGCGCGATCAGCGCATCGAGCCGCGCGACTGGGTGCCCGAGGGCTACCGCAAGACGATGATCCGCCAGATCGCGCAGCACGCGCATTCGGAGATCATCGGCATGCAGCCCGAGGGCAACTGGATCACCCGTGCGCCTTCCTTGCGGCGCAAGGCGATCCTGCTCGCGAAGGTGCAGGACGAGGCCGGCCACGGGCTGTACCTGTACTCGGCGGCGGCCACCCTCGGCGCCGACCGCGCGGACCTGACCGACAAGCTCATCAACGGCAAGCAGAAGTACTCGTCGATCTTCAACTACCCGACGCTGACCTTCGCCGACGTCGGCGTGGTCGGCTGGCTGGTCGACGGCGCGGCGATCTGCAACCAGGTCCCGCTGTGCCGCAGCTCGTACGGGCCGTACGCCCGCGCCATGATCCGCATCTGCAAGGAAGAGTCCTTCCACCAGCGGCAGGGCTTCGAGCTGCTGATGACGATGATGCGTGGCACCGACGAACAGCGCGCGATGGTGCAGGAGGCGGTGAACCGCTGGTGGTGGCCGTCGCTGATGATGTTCGGCCCGCCCGACGCGGATTCGCCGAACACCGCGCAGTCGATGGCGTGGAAGGTCAAACGCCACACCAACGACGAACTGCGCCAGCGCTTTGTCGACATGTCCATTCCGCAGGCCGAGGCGCTGGGCGTCACCTTTCCGGATCCGGATCTGAAATGGAACGCCGAACGCGGGCACTACGACTTCGGCGCCGTCGACTGGGACGAGTTCAAGAACGTGTTGAAGGGCAACGGCCCCTGCAACGCCCAGCGCATCGCGCATCGGCGGCGGGCCCAGGAAGACGGCGCGTGGGTGCGCGAGGCAGCGGCCGCCCACGCCGCCAAGAAAGGGGCTTCGTGA
- the paaD gene encoding 1,2-phenylacetyl-CoA epoxidase subunit PaaD yields MVTAYAVAATVTDPELPMLTLADLGVLREVSESDGRVVVAITPTYTGCPAMDTMRDDLVHALTGAGYGEVEVRTVLQPAWSTDWITEDGKRKLAEAGIAPPGAAPRRTGPIPLTLSPPVSSVRCPHCGSADTEEQSRFSATACKALRRCRFCLEPFEHVKEI; encoded by the coding sequence ATGGTGACCGCGTACGCCGTGGCGGCCACGGTCACCGATCCGGAACTGCCGATGCTCACCCTCGCCGACCTCGGCGTACTGCGCGAGGTGTCCGAATCCGATGGCCGGGTGGTCGTCGCGATCACCCCGACCTACACCGGCTGCCCGGCGATGGACACCATGCGCGACGACCTCGTCCACGCGCTCACCGGCGCGGGCTACGGCGAGGTCGAGGTCCGCACGGTGCTCCAGCCCGCCTGGTCCACCGACTGGATCACCGAAGACGGCAAACGGAAACTGGCCGAGGCCGGGATCGCGCCGCCGGGGGCCGCGCCGCGGCGGACCGGCCCGATCCCGCTCACGCTGAGCCCGCCGGTGTCTTCGGTCCGCTGTCCTCATTGTGGCTCCGCGGACACCGAGGAGCAGTCCCGGTTCAGCGCGACGGCGTGCAAAGCGTTGCGCCGCTGCCGGTTCTGCCTCGAGCCGTTCGAACACGTCAAGGAGATCTAG
- the paaB gene encoding 1,2-phenylacetyl-CoA epoxidase subunit PaaB, translating to MKHDWPLYEVFVRGKRGLNHVHVGSLHAADDDMALHHARDLYTRRNEGVSIWVVRASAITASSPDEKDPFFAPSGDKVYRHPTFYDIPDNVPHI from the coding sequence ATGAAACACGACTGGCCGTTGTACGAAGTGTTCGTCCGGGGCAAGCGCGGCCTGAACCACGTGCACGTGGGTTCGCTGCACGCGGCGGACGACGACATGGCGCTGCACCACGCGCGGGATCTGTACACCCGCCGCAACGAGGGTGTGTCGATCTGGGTCGTGCGTGCGAGCGCCATCACCGCGTCCTCTCCGGACGAGAAGGACCCGTTCTTCGCGCCCAGCGGCGACAAGGTGTACCGGCACCCGACGTTCTACGACATCCCCGACAACGTTCCGCACATCTGA
- the cobN gene encoding cobaltochelatase subunit CobN, producing MILLLSTSDTDLLSARAGEADYRLANPARLDLAELPALLDGAQIVVVRILGSERSWQEGLDTVRASGAHVVVLGGEQTPDAQLMKLSTVPAGTAAEAHAYLAQGGPANLTQLHRFLSDTLLLTGDGFEPPAVQPLWGVLEREPKATEGPVIAILYYRAHHLSGNTEFVHSLSDAIEDAGGRALPIHCASLRTREPEMMAELTKADALLVTVLAAGGTKPSEVGAGGDDEAWDVSEMAALDIPILQALCLTSDRETWAANDDGLSPLDAGNQMAVPEFDGRLITVPFSFKEIDDDGLPKYVPDAERASRVAKIALAHARLRHTPPPERRIALMLSAYPTKHSRVGNAVGLDTPASAIELLRRMRDRGYDLGEDPFPGVEPTGTDQPDGDALIHALIAAGGQDPEWLTEEQLSGNPIRVPADKYREWFAELPAELREGMEEHWGPAPGELYVDNGDIVLASLQSGNVILMIQPPRGFGENPVAIYHNPDLPPSHHYLAAYRWLEEEFGAHAVVHLGKHGSLEWLPGKTAGLSDSCAPDAVLGNLPLIYPFLINDPGEGAQAKRRAHATIVDHLIPPMARAESYGDMARLEQLLDEHANIAAMDPAKLPAVRAQIWTLIQAAKLDHDLGVEERPHDAEFDDFLLHIDGWLCEVKDAQIRDGLHILGAAPEGEARINLVLAMLRAQQMWGGKQGAVPGLRSALGLKENSDTPLSEVDAIEQKARALVVAMEARDWSPAAVTEVVADIPEHQDVARVLTFAATEIVPRLAGTGAEIDAVLHALDGGYIPAGPSGSPLRGLINVLPTGRNFYTVDPKAIPSRLAWETGQALADSLLRRYKEDTGDWPRSVGLSVWGTSAMRTSGDDAAEVLALLGVQPVWDEASRRVTGIEAIPLAELGRPRVDVTVRISGFFRDAFPHVITLLDDAVRLVANLDEPDEQNFVRAHTRADLAAHGDERRATTRIFGSKPGAYGAGLLPLMDSGNWRDDKDLAEVYAVWGGFAYGRDLDGRPAREDMENSYKRIVVAAKNTDTREHDIADSDDYFQYHGGMIATVRALTGTAPASYVGDSTTPDAVRTRTLGEETARVFRARVVNPRWLAAMRKHGYKGAFELAATVDYLFGFDATAGVVGDWMYEKLTESYVLDEVNQEFLRQANPWALRGIIERLNEAADRGLWAEPDADLLAQLREVYLSLEGDLES from the coding sequence GTGATCCTGCTTCTGTCCACATCGGACACCGATCTGCTCAGCGCCCGCGCCGGCGAGGCCGACTACCGGCTGGCCAATCCCGCCCGGCTCGACCTGGCCGAGTTGCCCGCTCTGCTCGACGGCGCCCAGATCGTCGTCGTCCGGATCCTCGGGTCCGAGCGGAGCTGGCAGGAGGGGCTCGACACGGTCCGCGCGAGTGGCGCGCACGTGGTCGTCCTCGGCGGCGAGCAGACGCCGGACGCGCAGCTCATGAAGCTGTCGACGGTTCCGGCGGGGACCGCGGCGGAGGCCCACGCGTATCTCGCGCAGGGCGGCCCGGCCAACCTCACCCAGCTGCACCGGTTCCTGAGCGACACGCTCCTGCTCACCGGCGACGGTTTCGAGCCGCCCGCCGTGCAGCCGCTGTGGGGCGTCCTCGAACGCGAGCCGAAAGCCACCGAAGGTCCGGTCATCGCGATCCTCTACTACCGCGCGCATCACCTGTCCGGCAACACCGAGTTCGTCCACAGCCTTTCCGACGCCATCGAGGACGCCGGGGGCCGCGCGCTCCCGATCCACTGCGCGTCCCTGCGCACCCGCGAGCCGGAGATGATGGCCGAACTCACCAAGGCCGACGCGCTCCTGGTCACCGTGCTGGCCGCCGGCGGCACCAAGCCGTCCGAGGTCGGCGCGGGCGGGGACGACGAGGCATGGGACGTCTCCGAGATGGCCGCGCTCGACATCCCGATCCTTCAGGCTCTCTGTCTCACCAGTGACCGCGAGACCTGGGCGGCGAACGACGACGGCCTTTCCCCACTCGACGCGGGCAACCAGATGGCCGTCCCCGAGTTCGACGGCAGGCTCATCACCGTCCCGTTCTCGTTCAAGGAGATCGACGACGACGGCCTCCCCAAGTACGTGCCGGACGCCGAGCGCGCGTCCCGGGTCGCCAAGATCGCGCTCGCCCACGCCCGTCTGCGGCACACGCCGCCGCCGGAGCGCCGCATCGCGCTGATGCTGTCCGCGTACCCGACGAAGCATTCCCGCGTCGGCAACGCGGTCGGCCTCGACACGCCCGCGTCCGCGATCGAGCTGCTGCGCCGCATGCGCGACCGGGGGTACGACCTCGGCGAGGACCCGTTCCCCGGTGTCGAGCCCACCGGCACCGACCAGCCCGACGGTGACGCGCTGATCCACGCGCTCATCGCCGCGGGCGGTCAGGATCCGGAGTGGCTCACCGAGGAGCAACTGTCCGGCAACCCGATCCGCGTCCCCGCCGACAAGTATCGCGAGTGGTTCGCCGAGCTGCCCGCGGAGCTGCGCGAGGGGATGGAGGAGCACTGGGGCCCCGCGCCCGGCGAGCTCTACGTCGACAACGGCGACATCGTGCTCGCGTCCCTGCAGTCCGGCAACGTCATCCTGATGATCCAGCCGCCGCGAGGGTTCGGCGAGAACCCGGTGGCGATCTACCACAACCCGGATCTCCCGCCGAGCCATCATTATCTCGCCGCGTATCGCTGGCTCGAGGAGGAGTTCGGCGCGCACGCCGTCGTCCACCTCGGCAAACACGGTTCGCTGGAATGGCTTCCCGGCAAGACCGCCGGCCTCTCGGACTCCTGCGCGCCGGACGCCGTCCTTGGTAATCTGCCGCTGATCTACCCGTTCCTGATCAACGATCCCGGCGAGGGCGCGCAGGCGAAACGGCGCGCGCACGCCACGATCGTCGACCATCTGATCCCGCCGATGGCCCGCGCCGAGAGCTACGGCGACATGGCCCGCCTGGAACAGCTTCTCGACGAGCACGCCAACATCGCCGCGATGGACCCGGCGAAGCTGCCCGCGGTCCGCGCGCAGATCTGGACGCTCATCCAGGCCGCGAAGCTGGATCACGACCTCGGTGTCGAGGAACGCCCGCACGACGCGGAGTTCGACGACTTCCTGCTGCACATCGACGGCTGGCTGTGCGAGGTCAAGGACGCCCAGATCCGCGACGGTCTGCACATCCTCGGCGCCGCGCCGGAAGGCGAGGCCCGGATCAACCTCGTGCTCGCGATGCTGCGTGCCCAGCAGATGTGGGGCGGCAAACAGGGCGCCGTCCCCGGCTTGCGTTCCGCGTTGGGTCTCAAGGAGAACAGCGACACGCCACTGTCCGAAGTGGACGCGATCGAGCAGAAGGCGCGCGCGCTCGTCGTGGCGATGGAGGCCCGCGACTGGTCCCCCGCCGCCGTCACCGAGGTCGTCGCCGACATCCCGGAACACCAGGACGTCGCGCGCGTGCTGACCTTCGCGGCAACCGAGATCGTGCCGCGGCTGGCGGGCACCGGCGCCGAGATCGACGCCGTGCTCCACGCGCTCGACGGCGGTTACATCCCCGCCGGTCCCAGCGGGTCTCCCCTGCGTGGCCTGATCAACGTGCTGCCGACCGGCCGCAACTTCTACACCGTCGACCCGAAGGCCATCCCGAGCCGTCTCGCGTGGGAGACCGGGCAAGCGCTGGCCGACTCGCTTCTCCGTCGCTACAAGGAGGACACCGGAGACTGGCCGCGGTCGGTCGGTCTCTCGGTGTGGGGTACGTCGGCCATGCGCACCTCGGGTGACGACGCCGCGGAAGTCCTTGCCCTGCTGGGAGTCCAGCCGGTCTGGGACGAGGCGTCGCGGCGGGTCACCGGGATCGAGGCCATCCCGCTCGCCGAACTCGGCCGCCCGCGCGTAGACGTCACCGTGCGGATCAGCGGGTTCTTCCGCGACGCCTTCCCGCATGTGATCACGCTGCTGGACGACGCCGTGCGCCTCGTCGCGAACCTCGACGAACCGGACGAGCAGAACTTCGTCCGCGCCCACACCCGCGCGGATCTGGCGGCGCACGGTGACGAACGCCGTGCCACCACGAGGATCTTCGGCTCCAAGCCCGGCGCGTACGGCGCGGGTCTGCTGCCGCTGATGGATTCCGGGAACTGGCGCGACGACAAGGATCTCGCCGAGGTCTACGCGGTCTGGGGCGGGTTCGCCTACGGTCGCGACCTCGACGGCAGGCCCGCGCGCGAGGACATGGAGAACTCGTACAAGCGGATCGTGGTCGCGGCCAAGAACACCGACACCCGCGAGCACGACATCGCCGATTCCGACGACTACTTCCAGTACCACGGCGGGATGATCGCGACGGTCCGCGCGCTCACCGGGACGGCGCCCGCGTCCTACGTCGGCGACAGCACCACCCCGGACGCGGTCCGCACCCGCACCCTCGGCGAGGAGACCGCGCGCGTCTTCCGTGCCCGCGTGGTCAACCCGCGCTGGCTGGCGGCGATGCGCAAGCACGGCTACAAGGGCGCTTTCGAGCTGGCGGCGACAGTCGACTACCTCTTCGGTTTCGACGCCACCGCCGGCGTGGTCGGCGACTGGATGTACGAGAAGCTCACCGAGTCCTACGTGCTCGACGAGGTCAACCAGGAGTTCCTGCGCCAGGCCAACCCGTGGGCGCTGCGCGGCATCATCGAGCGGCTGAACGAGGCCGCCGATCGGGGACTCTGGGCCGAGCCGGACGCCGACCTTTTGGCTCAGCTGCGCGAGGTCTACCTATCGCTGGAGGGGGACCTCGAATCCTGA
- a CDS encoding dihydrofolate reductase family protein, with the protein MIERPHVLLSAAVSLDGYLDDATDTRLVLSNQDDWARVDGLRAASDAILVGANTVRADDPRLLVRSPELVAERVAAGRPEQPVKVTLTRSGSLDPAAQFFTVGDAEKLVYAPPGVVTGVKATVVETFGLREMLADLHARGIRRLMVEGGGAMHTQFLTEGLADELHLAIAPFFVGDPRAPRFTGPGAFPRGLTLVESTRLGDIAVLEYHATPEPSEVDIRRLREAIALAENCPPRTFRVGAVITGADGEVISTGYSGDGDPNNHAEEAALAKLEPGDPRLAEATMYTSLEPCSSRTSHPRSCTQLILDAGIPRVVFAWREPSVFVDCVGAETLEAAGRRVIEVPALAADVRRANTHLAGVRP; encoded by the coding sequence GTGATCGAACGCCCGCACGTCCTGCTGTCCGCCGCCGTCTCGCTGGACGGGTACCTCGATGACGCGACCGACACCCGGCTGGTGCTGTCCAACCAGGACGATTGGGCCCGGGTGGACGGCCTGCGCGCGGCGTCGGACGCGATCCTGGTCGGCGCCAACACGGTCCGCGCGGACGATCCCCGCCTGCTGGTCCGCTCCCCGGAGCTGGTCGCCGAGCGCGTCGCGGCGGGCCGTCCGGAGCAACCGGTCAAGGTCACGCTCACCCGGAGCGGCTCGCTCGATCCGGCGGCACAGTTCTTCACCGTCGGGGACGCGGAGAAGCTGGTCTACGCGCCGCCCGGCGTCGTCACGGGGGTGAAGGCGACCGTGGTTGAAACTTTCGGCCTGCGCGAAATGCTGGCCGACCTCCACGCGCGCGGCATCCGGCGGCTGATGGTCGAAGGCGGCGGTGCGATGCACACCCAGTTCCTCACCGAGGGGCTGGCCGACGAACTGCACCTGGCGATCGCGCCGTTCTTCGTCGGCGATCCGCGCGCGCCCCGGTTCACCGGTCCGGGCGCGTTCCCTCGCGGGCTCACGCTGGTCGAAAGCACCCGGCTGGGCGACATCGCCGTCCTGGAGTACCACGCCACACCGGAACCGTCCGAAGTGGACATCCGGCGCCTGCGCGAGGCCATCGCGCTGGCCGAGAACTGCCCGCCGCGCACTTTCCGCGTCGGCGCCGTCATCACCGGTGCCGACGGCGAAGTGATCTCCACCGGCTACTCGGGCGACGGCGATCCGAACAACCACGCCGAAGAAGCCGCGCTCGCCAAACTCGAACCGGGAGACCCGAGGCTGGCGGAGGCGACGATGTACACGTCGCTGGAGCCGTGCAGCTCGCGGACGTCACATCCGCGGAGCTGCACCCAGCTCATCCTCGACGCGGGCATTCCCCGCGTCGTGTTCGCCTGGCGCGAGCCGTCGGTGTTCGTCGACTGCGTCGGCGCGGAAACGCTGGAAGCGGCCGGACGCCGGGTGATCGAGGTGCCAGCCCTCGCCGCCGACGTCCGCCGCGCGAACACCCATCTCGCGGGCGTCCGCCCCTGA
- the paaC gene encoding 1,2-phenylacetyl-CoA epoxidase subunit PaaC translates to MSFDNAYEAITEENDSRWAFGTGFEDPLSGVDTAVPSGVDGARLAAYCLMLGDDALIFSHRLQEWCTNAPELEDEVAIANIALDLLGQARLLLARAGKADGGERTEDSYAFFRSEQEYRNVRLAELEGGHFGHLIARMLVFSIWRLALLQRLQTSVDPVLAAIADKGVKEVAYHRDYAAQWVVRLGDGTELSHERMQEGLDAVWPYVGELFTAHEVEFVESPSLRPEFDAILDQVLAVAKLTRPEIGAIAGVSGRMGRDGVHTERMGFLLAELQSVAREHPDATW, encoded by the coding sequence ATGAGCTTCGACAACGCCTACGAGGCGATCACCGAGGAAAACGACTCGCGCTGGGCCTTCGGCACCGGCTTCGAGGACCCGCTGTCCGGGGTGGACACCGCGGTTCCGTCCGGTGTGGACGGTGCGCGGCTGGCGGCCTACTGCCTGATGCTCGGCGACGACGCGCTGATCTTCTCGCACCGGCTGCAGGAATGGTGCACGAACGCGCCCGAACTCGAGGACGAGGTCGCGATCGCGAACATCGCGCTCGACCTGCTCGGACAGGCCCGGCTGCTGCTCGCCCGCGCGGGCAAGGCCGATGGCGGTGAGCGCACCGAGGACTCGTACGCCTTCTTCCGGAGCGAGCAGGAGTACCGCAACGTCCGGCTCGCCGAACTCGAAGGCGGGCACTTCGGGCATCTGATCGCGCGGATGCTGGTGTTCTCGATCTGGCGGCTGGCGCTCTTGCAGCGACTTCAGACCAGTGTCGACCCGGTGCTGGCGGCCATCGCGGACAAGGGTGTCAAGGAAGTCGCGTACCACCGTGACTACGCGGCGCAGTGGGTCGTCCGGCTGGGCGACGGGACCGAGCTGTCCCACGAGCGCATGCAGGAAGGTCTCGACGCGGTCTGGCCTTATGTGGGCGAGCTGTTCACCGCGCACGAGGTCGAGTTCGTCGAGTCACCGTCGCTGAGGCCGGAGTTCGACGCGATCCTCGACCAGGTGCTGGCCGTCGCGAAGCTGACGCGCCCCGAAATCGGTGCCATCGCCGGGGTGTCCGGCCGGATGGGCCGCGACGGCGTGCACACCGAGCGGATGGGCTTCCTGCTGGCGGAACTGCAGAGTGTCGCCAGGGAACACCCGGACGCGACATGGTGA
- a CDS encoding ABC-F family ATP-binding cassette domain-containing protein produces the protein MSSSLTFSDVTFTWPDGTGVFERLSLTIGAGRTGLVGTNGSGKSTLLRLLAGGLKATSGSITTPGELGYLPQNLVLDTGRRVDDVLGVTALRSAIRAVESGATAEEHFTTIGDNWDVEERIRAILDRLGLDAVRLDQRAGELSGGELTLLGLAALLLRRPAALLLDEPTNNLDLRARELVHREVEGWGGILVVVSHDRELLRLVDRIVEVRDSEVTTYGGDLDDYEHAVEVAQEAARRHVRAAESHVKRQKRELIEAGTTLARRARYGQKMWDRKREPKGRMRKRQEDAQIAAGKYRNLHTGRLEDAVEALKAAEELVREDAEIRVELPETTVARGTDVLRIDAEPRFGPPVNLHVMGPERIALVGPNGSGKTTLLRTITGELPPRSGEARLFVPARLLPQRIDILDDTMSIVDNVRLVAPSLTDNEIRARLARFLFRGKTADREVASLSGGERFRAALAALLLTEPTPKLLLLDEPTNNLDLASVRRLTEALLAYRGTLIVASHDRPFLKDIGITRWLGTH, from the coding sequence ATGTCTTCTTCCTTGACGTTTTCCGACGTCACCTTCACCTGGCCCGACGGCACCGGAGTGTTCGAGCGCCTTTCGCTCACCATCGGGGCAGGCCGCACCGGCCTGGTCGGCACCAACGGATCCGGCAAGTCCACACTGCTCCGCCTGCTCGCCGGCGGGCTGAAAGCCACCTCGGGCTCCATCACCACGCCGGGTGAGCTCGGCTACCTGCCGCAGAACCTCGTCCTCGACACCGGCCGCCGCGTCGACGACGTGCTGGGCGTCACCGCGCTCCGCTCGGCGATCAGGGCCGTCGAGAGCGGCGCTACCGCAGAGGAGCACTTCACCACCATCGGCGACAACTGGGACGTCGAGGAACGCATCCGCGCGATCCTCGACAGACTCGGCCTGGACGCCGTCCGCCTCGACCAGCGAGCGGGCGAGCTGTCCGGCGGTGAGCTCACGCTGCTCGGGCTGGCCGCCCTGCTCCTGCGGCGTCCCGCCGCACTGCTGCTCGACGAGCCGACGAACAACCTCGACCTGCGGGCACGCGAACTCGTGCACCGCGAGGTGGAGGGCTGGGGCGGGATCCTCGTCGTGGTCTCCCACGACCGCGAGCTCCTCCGGCTGGTCGACAGGATCGTCGAGGTCCGCGACAGCGAGGTGACCACGTACGGCGGCGACCTCGACGACTACGAGCATGCCGTCGAGGTCGCCCAAGAAGCCGCGCGACGGCACGTGCGCGCGGCCGAATCTCACGTCAAACGGCAGAAGCGCGAGCTGATCGAGGCCGGGACCACGCTCGCCCGGCGAGCCCGCTACGGCCAGAAGATGTGGGACCGGAAACGCGAACCGAAGGGACGGATGCGCAAACGACAGGAGGACGCGCAGATCGCCGCGGGCAAGTACCGGAACCTGCACACCGGCAGGCTGGAGGACGCCGTCGAAGCGCTGAAAGCCGCCGAGGAGCTGGTGCGCGAGGACGCCGAGATCCGCGTCGAGCTGCCGGAAACCACGGTCGCGCGGGGAACGGACGTGCTCCGCATCGACGCCGAACCCCGGTTCGGCCCGCCGGTGAACCTGCATGTCATGGGCCCCGAGCGGATCGCGCTCGTCGGCCCGAACGGTTCGGGCAAGACCACCCTGCTCCGCACGATCACCGGCGAACTCCCGCCGCGATCGGGCGAAGCGCGGCTGTTCGTCCCCGCGCGGCTGCTCCCCCAGCGGATCGACATCCTCGACGACACGATGTCCATTGTGGACAACGTACGTCTGGTCGCGCCGTCACTCACGGACAACGAGATCCGCGCGCGGCTGGCACGGTTCCTGTTCCGGGGCAAGACGGCCGACCGTGAAGTCGCGTCGCTCTCCGGCGGGGAGCGGTTCCGCGCGGCACTGGCGGCGCTGCTGCTGACCGAACCGACGCCGAAACTGCTGCTGCTCGACGAGCCGACGAACAACCTCGACCTGGCGAGCGTGCGACGGCTCACCGAGGCGTTGCTGGCCTACCGGGGCACGCTGATCGTGGCGAGCCACGACCGGCCGTTCCTGAAGGACATCGGCATCACGAGGTGGCTGGGGACTCACTGA
- the paaE gene encoding 1,2-phenylacetyl-CoA epoxidase subunit PaaE, giving the protein MTAILRRTGFHTLKVADVQRLCDDAVAVTFDVPEDLAETFRFKAGQSLTLRREVEGRDERRSYSICAPAGAAPRVGVREVPGGLFSSWLVRDVKPGDEIEVAAPTGNFSPDLEAAGHHVLIAAGSGITPVLSIASSLLSESDATVTVLYGNRRTDTVMFADDLADLKDRYPARLELVHVLSREPREAELFTGRLDVEKLRRLCTVLIPVEDVAHWWLCGPFEMVTGAQELLRSLDVADEKIHQELFYVDTPPEPVHHVDPAVVGSSSEVTLVLDGRSTTMTLPRNSSLLDGAQKYRPDLPFACKGGVCGTCRAKICDGKVDMRRNFALEKAEVDAGFVLTCQSVPVSEAVTVDFDA; this is encoded by the coding sequence GTGACCGCGATCCTGCGCCGCACCGGGTTTCACACCCTGAAGGTGGCCGACGTCCAGCGTCTGTGCGACGACGCCGTCGCGGTGACCTTCGACGTGCCCGAAGACCTCGCCGAGACGTTCCGCTTCAAGGCCGGCCAGTCACTGACCCTGCGCCGCGAGGTCGAGGGCCGCGACGAGCGCCGTTCGTACTCGATCTGCGCGCCCGCCGGGGCGGCGCCGCGGGTCGGCGTCCGGGAGGTGCCGGGCGGGCTGTTCTCGTCGTGGCTGGTGCGTGACGTGAAACCCGGCGACGAGATCGAGGTCGCCGCGCCCACCGGCAATTTCAGCCCGGATCTCGAAGCCGCCGGGCATCACGTGCTGATCGCGGCCGGATCCGGCATCACGCCGGTGCTGTCGATCGCGTCCTCGCTGCTCAGCGAATCCGACGCGACGGTCACCGTGCTCTACGGCAACCGGCGCACGGACACCGTCATGTTCGCCGACGACCTCGCGGACCTGAAAGACCGGTACCCCGCGCGGCTCGAACTCGTGCACGTGCTCTCCCGCGAGCCGCGCGAGGCCGAACTGTTCACCGGCCGCCTCGACGTCGAGAAGCTGCGGCGCCTGTGCACCGTGCTGATCCCGGTCGAAGACGTCGCGCACTGGTGGCTGTGCGGGCCTTTCGAGATGGTGACAGGCGCGCAGGAACTCCTTCGTTCGCTCGACGTCGCCGACGAGAAAATCCACCAGGAACTGTTCTATGTGGACACTCCGCCGGAGCCGGTGCACCACGTCGACCCGGCCGTCGTCGGATCCTCCAGCGAGGTCACGCTGGTACTCGACGGCCGGTCGACGACGATGACGTTGCCGCGCAACTCCTCTCTGCTCGACGGCGCGCAGAAGTACCGTCCGGACCTGCCCTTCGCCTGCAAGGGCGGCGTGTGCGGGACCTGCCGGGCGAAGATCTGCGACGGCAAGGTGGACATGCGGCGCAACTTCGCCCTGGAGAAGGCCGAAGTGGACGCCGGTTTCGTGCTCACCTGTCAGTCGGTGCCGGTGTCCGAAGCCGTCACCGTGGACTTCGACGCCTGA